One genomic region from Mycoplasmopsis columbina encodes:
- a CDS encoding pseudouridine synthase, translated as MFSKKERIEKIIANYSHFSRSEVKKLIKEKRIKVNDVVINELIKIDIEIDQIKIDDIVLNIEQLVYFLMNKPKGVICSHDNKEGQTIYDILDEVDKNIKGLNTFGRLDKDTTGLILISNDGKLNHELTSSKKEVWKTYLVTLNKNFDQNDLLKLEKGIVLDGKPLKESKAKIIENNKIELEIQEGKYHQVKRMLATLNYDVIDLHRTKFDKWNLDDFNLKIGEYVKIKIN; from the coding sequence ATGTTCTCTAAAAAAGAGAGAATTGAAAAAATCATTGCAAACTATTCACATTTTTCACGTTCAGAAGTAAAAAAATTAATTAAAGAAAAAAGAATTAAAGTCAATGATGTAGTAATTAATGAATTGATTAAAATTGATATTGAAATTGATCAAATCAAAATTGATGATATTGTCTTAAATATAGAGCAATTAGTTTATTTTTTAATGAATAAACCAAAAGGTGTAATTTGTTCTCATGATAATAAAGAAGGACAAACTATTTATGACATTTTAGATGAAGTTGATAAAAATATCAAAGGCTTAAATACCTTTGGTCGTTTAGATAAAGATACAACAGGTCTAATTCTTATTTCAAATGATGGCAAATTAAATCATGAATTGACTTCAAGTAAAAAAGAAGTATGAAAAACATATTTAGTAACTTTAAATAAAAATTTTGACCAAAATGACTTGTTAAAGCTTGAAAAAGGAATTGTTCTTGATGGAAAGCCTTTGAAAGAATCTAAAGCAAAAATAATTGAAAATAATAAAATTGAATTAGAAATTCAAGAAGGCAAATATCATCAAGTAAAAAGAATGCTCGCAACTCTTAATTATGATGTAATAGATTTGCATCGAACAAAATTTGATAAATGAAATCTAGATGATTTCAACTTAAAAATAGGCGAATACGTAAAAATTAAAATTAACTAA
- a CDS encoding Cof-type HAD-IIB family hydrolase produces the protein MNKQPIIFSDVDGTIYSRDAYVSNFNLGIIKQNHISFNIATGNPICPRMLKLAKLTDADYIIGSSGVQIYDYKNAKFIKEQYLDKEVVRKIFKLFKEKNVSAAAWSSKIFYVFREEDQEFLNKIYFRSESFEQFEIVKDFNDIKDVAKIEVYFENTENIDELIKNLEQLDCKIIKTHMNIEILSYGASKGRAISWMLENVFNHVNADDVMVIGDSENDFSMFKRFYHSYVMNNAKDEVKEKANNITKDVNEHGLGYAVLDYLDKLNK, from the coding sequence ATGAATAAACAACCAATTATATTTAGCGATGTTGATGGCACTATTTATTCAAGAGATGCTTATGTTTCTAACTTCAATTTAGGTATTATTAAACAGAATCATATTAGTTTTAACATTGCAACAGGCAATCCAATTTGTCCAAGAATGTTAAAATTAGCCAAGCTTACAGATGCAGATTATATTATTGGCTCTTCAGGTGTGCAAATTTACGATTACAAAAATGCAAAATTTATCAAAGAGCAGTACTTGGATAAAGAAGTTGTTAGGAAGATTTTTAAACTTTTTAAAGAAAAAAATGTTTCTGCTGCAGCTTGATCAAGTAAAATATTCTATGTTTTTAGAGAAGAAGATCAAGAATTTTTAAACAAAATTTACTTTAGAAGCGAATCATTCGAACAGTTTGAAATCGTTAAAGATTTTAACGATATAAAAGATGTTGCAAAAATTGAAGTGTATTTTGAAAATACCGAAAATATTGATGAATTAATTAAAAATTTAGAACAATTAGATTGCAAAATTATTAAAACACACATGAATATTGAAATTCTTTCATATGGTGCCTCAAAAGGTAGAGCAATTTCTTGAATGTTAGAAAACGTTTTTAATCATGTAAATGCTGATGACGTAATGGTTATTGGTGATAGCGAAAATGATTTTTCAATGTTTAAACGTTTTTATCATTCATATGTAATGAATAATGCAAAGGACGAAGTTAAAGAAAAAGCAAACAATATAACCAAAGATGTAAATGAACATGGTTTAGGTTATGCTGTACTTGATTATCTAGATAAGCTAAATAAATAA
- a CDS encoding trigger factor-related chaperone has translation MINYVEKKETINLSGQEWKNIQNQILLSAIAKQQKIDQNAILREAVNVVTEKELDKMRENIEKEFKNIFNVVSPNVEVKEINTEKFEAEINFAFYEHEELKKINYKNNHFPFEYRKVDNNFLNNSFQKFINQYPLLTDVKEPISKGDLVKLNYQIKNNKEQDKQPIKDLIIEAKVMPSFSINENVLGRKVGEKFELNDPENNHWTIEIIEVKRKVPTLITNENIDQLNIKDVTNLEQLKTKLFQDFIKDHASNELLRYYKLAIFEIGKNNTINFSNSNLEYEMMQVIRENPRLLKDELLDKTLSQIKEMSDPEVKNLMMRVENSAKYKMFTLLLEYLVTKDHNLLISEQEAKNEIEYFNTVNLTGANLNLQQVAQILHTQKIALYIAKYNNSEFYEEIKNDIRLSVN, from the coding sequence ATGATTAATTATGTAGAAAAGAAAGAAACAATTAATTTAAGTGGTCAGGAATGAAAAAATATACAAAATCAAATTCTTTTGTCAGCTATTGCTAAACAACAAAAAATTGATCAAAATGCAATTTTAAGAGAAGCAGTGAATGTAGTTACTGAAAAAGAACTGGATAAAATGAGAGAAAACATTGAAAAAGAATTTAAAAATATTTTTAATGTTGTTTCTCCAAATGTTGAAGTAAAAGAGATTAATACAGAAAAATTTGAGGCAGAAATTAACTTTGCTTTTTATGAACATGAAGAGCTAAAAAAAATTAATTATAAAAATAATCACTTTCCATTTGAATATCGTAAAGTTGATAATAATTTTTTAAATAATTCTTTTCAAAAATTTATTAATCAATATCCTCTTTTAACAGATGTTAAAGAACCTATTTCAAAGGGTGATTTGGTAAAATTGAACTATCAAATCAAAAATAATAAAGAACAAGATAAACAACCAATTAAAGATTTAATTATTGAAGCTAAAGTTATGCCTTCTTTTTCAATTAATGAAAATGTATTAGGTAGAAAAGTTGGCGAAAAGTTTGAATTAAATGATCCAGAAAACAACCATTGAACTATTGAAATTATAGAAGTAAAAAGAAAAGTTCCGACTTTGATAACAAATGAAAATATTGATCAATTAAATATTAAAGATGTAACAAATTTAGAGCAACTTAAAACAAAATTGTTTCAAGATTTTATTAAGGATCATGCAAGCAACGAATTGTTAAGATACTATAAATTAGCAATTTTTGAAATTGGTAAAAATAACACTATTAATTTTTCAAACAGTAACTTGGAATATGAAATGATGCAAGTAATTAGAGAAAATCCAAGATTGTTAAAAGATGAATTGCTTGATAAAACCTTAAGTCAAATTAAAGAAATGAGTGATCCTGAAGTTAAAAACTTAATGATGCGTGTTGAAAATAGTGCTAAATATAAAATGTTTACTCTTTTACTTGAATATTTAGTTACAAAAGATCACAACTTATTAATTAGCGAGCAAGAAGCTAAAAATGAAATTGAATATTTTAATACAGTGAATTTAACTGGAGCAAATTTAAATTTACAACAAGTGGCTCAAATTTTACATACACAAAAAATTGCTCTCTACATTGCAAAGTATAATAATTCAGAATTTTATGAAGAAATTAAAAATGATATTAGACTATCTGTTAATTAA
- the rpsL gene encoding 30S ribosomal protein S12 — protein MPTINQLVTNGRVDKVRKSKAPALNLAFNSLHKKQLKLSAPFKRGVCTRVATVKPKKPNSALRKYARVKLSNGMEVTAYIGGEGHNLQEHSVVLIRGGRVKDLPGVRYHIVRGTQDLAGVNNRKQGRSLYGTKKEKKS, from the coding sequence ATGCCAACAATCAATCAATTGGTTACAAATGGTAGAGTTGATAAAGTTCGTAAATCTAAAGCACCTGCTTTAAACTTAGCATTCAACTCATTACATAAAAAACAATTAAAATTGTCAGCGCCTTTTAAAAGAGGTGTATGTACAAGGGTTGCTACAGTTAAACCTAAAAAACCTAACTCAGCGTTACGTAAATACGCTCGTGTTAAATTATCAAATGGAATGGAAGTTACTGCCTACATTGGTGGTGAAGGACATAACTTACAAGAACACTCAGTTGTATTAATTAGAGGTGGTAGAGTTAAAGACTTACCTGGGGTTAGATACCACATCGTGCGTGGAACACAAGATTTAGCCGGAGTTAACAACCGTAAACAAGGTCGTTCACTTTACGGAACTAAGAAAGAGAAAAAAAGCTAA
- the rpsG gene encoding 30S ribosomal protein S7: MSRKNSAPIREVLADPIFNSVLVTKLINTIMLDGKKSIAQDILYSAFNIVKEKTQKDPMEVFLLAIENITPQLEVRTRRIGGTNYQVPTEVSARRKQTLSLRWLVQYARLRNEKTMDVRLANEIIDASNKTGGAIKKREDTHKMAEANRAFAHFRW; the protein is encoded by the coding sequence ATGTCAAGAAAAAATAGTGCACCTATTAGAGAAGTTTTAGCTGACCCAATTTTTAACTCAGTTTTAGTTACCAAATTAATTAATACAATTATGTTAGATGGTAAAAAATCAATCGCTCAAGATATTCTTTACTCAGCATTTAACATTGTTAAAGAAAAAACACAAAAAGATCCAATGGAAGTTTTCTTATTAGCTATTGAAAACATTACACCACAATTAGAGGTTAGAACTAGAAGAATTGGTGGAACAAACTACCAAGTTCCAACTGAAGTTTCAGCACGTCGTAAACAAACTTTATCATTAAGATGATTAGTTCAATACGCTCGTCTTAGAAATGAAAAAACTATGGATGTTCGTTTAGCTAACGAAATTATTGATGCATCAAACAAAACAGGTGGAGCTATCAAAAAACGTGAAGACACACACAAAATGGCTGAAGCTAATCGTGCCTTTGCTCACTTTAGATGATAG
- the obgE gene encoding GTPase ObgE, with protein MARFIDQIKITLQAGKGGDGMISFRREAHVDKGGPDGGDGGRGGNIYFVGDPGKNTLLSLYGSKKIVAEDGVKGGPKNLYGAAGKDTYVKVPLGTIIYNKGKVVADIIEAKEYLVAKGGDGGRGNMKFKTPRNTAPRISENGIKGEKYEAEIILKVMADVGVVGKPSAGKSTLLSALSNAKAKIAEYEFTTLVPQLGLVKFYENSFTVADLPGLIKGASLGKGLGHQFLRHIERCRVIAHIIDFGSEYKNPIEDYEVINEELKSYSLQLEKKEQLVIANKADMDAYEANLEKFKEKYPKVHLVSISALERSNLDELKEKLWKLIEVNKLKPVEENEENEEVVEITLEEDFKITNPYRGFFEISGPRIQYIYDRNPINTYDNLLRFNQKLKNIGVWDELLAKGIETGDTVRIFDFEFEWDGDFS; from the coding sequence ATGGCACGTTTTATTGATCAAATTAAAATTACTTTACAAGCTGGAAAAGGTGGAGACGGAATGATTTCTTTCCGTCGTGAGGCTCATGTTGATAAAGGTGGTCCAGATGGTGGAGATGGTGGGCGTGGCGGAAACATCTATTTCGTAGGTGATCCAGGAAAAAATACCTTACTTTCACTTTATGGAAGTAAAAAAATCGTTGCTGAAGATGGAGTTAAAGGCGGACCAAAAAATCTTTATGGTGCTGCTGGTAAAGATACATATGTAAAAGTGCCATTGGGAACAATTATTTACAATAAAGGTAAAGTTGTTGCAGATATTATTGAAGCAAAAGAATATTTAGTGGCTAAAGGTGGTGATGGTGGTAGAGGGAATATGAAATTTAAAACTCCAAGAAACACAGCACCAAGAATTAGTGAAAATGGTATCAAAGGTGAAAAATATGAAGCAGAAATTATTTTGAAAGTAATGGCTGATGTTGGCGTAGTGGGAAAGCCAAGTGCTGGTAAGAGTACTTTACTTTCTGCTTTATCAAATGCTAAAGCTAAAATTGCTGAATATGAATTTACAACATTAGTTCCACAATTAGGCTTAGTAAAATTTTATGAAAATTCATTTACTGTTGCAGATTTACCTGGATTAATTAAAGGTGCATCTTTAGGTAAAGGACTAGGACATCAATTTTTAAGACACATTGAAAGATGTAGAGTTATTGCTCATATTATTGATTTTGGTAGTGAATATAAAAATCCAATTGAAGATTATGAAGTTATTAATGAAGAATTAAAATCATATAGTTTACAACTTGAAAAGAAAGAACAATTAGTAATTGCAAATAAAGCGGATATGGATGCGTATGAAGCTAATTTAGAGAAATTTAAAGAAAAATATCCAAAGGTTCATTTAGTTTCAATTAGTGCTCTTGAAAGAAGCAACTTAGATGAATTAAAAGAAAAACTTTGAAAATTAATAGAAGTAAATAAATTGAAACCAGTTGAAGAAAATGAAGAAAATGAAGAAGTTGTGGAAATTACCTTAGAGGAAGATTTCAAAATCACCAATCCATATCGGGGTTTCTTTGAAATTTCTGGTCCTAGAATCCAATACATTTATGATCGTAATCCAATTAACACATATGATAATTTATTACGTTTTAATCAGAAATTAAAAAATATTGGTGTATGAGATGAATTACTTGCTAAAGGTATTGAAACAGGTGATACAGTAAGAATTTTTGATTTTGAATTTGAATGAGATGGAGATTTTAGTTAA
- a CDS encoding AAA family ATPase, which produces MKLIKVEAHGFKSFADPISLKFDGGVAGIIGPNGSGKSNINDAIKWVLGERSAKELRGDNMEDVIFAGSKTAKPMDRAEVTLTFDNRGGTSALPHDFITISRVLERGTGSNQYYLNGELCRQKDIKDIAMETGIGKSSLAIISQGTVSDIAEATAEERKAIFEEAAGVSKYKFRKKEALSKLEKTEHGLEKIRLVIAEIEKKLVPLRKQAEKAKVFIAKSEELKQVEVGLLVDNIQTFGKKFDELTVELEGVLETKNDLESRIESLSVKINQAEALKAEEEAELRKLSKELDTVKERHTSISMILARQNERHKLIASGEKAANLDEQIASYRALIESHGNRLKAVERDIIAIENRISENSQLIEDYHREINNVNISINKKTSELTKVETLLSSLKQQKENHGLLHKGTKTIIENKTLFGKTLKGTVADLIKVDLEYVPAINAILANAIQNIVVDKSETAVKAVNFLKQNNGGRATFIPLASIQPKSVRDDLVLAIQGHTGFVGIANELVKVDVQYDILNKFLLGNVIVAADIESANSIANILERRYMVVTLEGDIIRAGGVITGGVQNNTQTILGLDEKIAELEKLIPGLRAAKHSFDAKLNEISNYRRSALELANEYKQQLHALKVKKASEQELFDEFNIKYKELANKTIELDNVELSVKSEEADLEVLQSQLIALDAQFKVKGETVARLSTEIKLFNNNRADFQTSLNKLNSSFAEKMTQKERSKLILEQSRERLSAQYKMTFESAQENFKLELNREQAEEIVRELREEIDALGSVNLESLQNLVEEENRYNELAENEKELAEAKDSLDAAIAEMDKIIINRLTNIVNDVNDEFNNVFRSMFGGGQAKLYFTDPKNILESGVEIEAQPPGKNIKNLKLFSGGEKSLIAISLLFGILKARPLPLCILDEVEAALDEANVVRYAEYLQQLKAKTQFLVITHRHGTMSRVDALFGATMQTRGVTSFFSLQLEEAKKLVQDEQKDYDELEKGSKSLSQNEVLELITE; this is translated from the coding sequence TAATGATGCAATTAAATGAGTGCTTGGAGAAAGAAGTGCTAAAGAATTACGGGGCGATAACATGGAAGATGTTATTTTTGCAGGTTCAAAAACTGCAAAACCAATGGATCGTGCCGAAGTTACTTTAACTTTTGATAATCGAGGTGGGACTAGTGCTTTACCACATGATTTCATTACTATTAGTCGTGTTTTAGAAAGAGGAACTGGATCTAATCAATACTACTTAAATGGTGAATTATGTCGTCAAAAAGATATTAAAGACATTGCTATGGAAACTGGAATTGGTAAATCATCATTAGCCATCATTTCTCAAGGTACTGTTAGTGATATTGCCGAAGCAACTGCTGAAGAAAGAAAGGCAATTTTTGAAGAAGCAGCTGGGGTTTCAAAATATAAATTTAGAAAAAAAGAAGCTCTAAGTAAGTTGGAAAAAACCGAACATGGTTTAGAAAAAATTAGACTTGTTATTGCTGAAATTGAAAAAAAATTAGTGCCTTTAAGAAAGCAAGCTGAAAAAGCAAAAGTTTTTATTGCCAAAAGTGAAGAATTAAAACAAGTAGAAGTTGGTTTATTAGTTGATAATATTCAAACCTTTGGTAAAAAATTTGATGAATTAACTGTTGAATTAGAAGGTGTTTTAGAAACTAAAAACGATCTTGAATCAAGAATTGAAAGTTTAAGTGTTAAAATCAACCAAGCTGAAGCTCTTAAAGCAGAGGAAGAAGCAGAATTAAGAAAATTATCAAAAGAACTTGACACTGTTAAAGAAAGACACACAAGTATTAGTATGATTTTGGCTCGTCAAAATGAAAGACACAAATTAATTGCCTCAGGTGAAAAAGCAGCTAATTTAGATGAGCAAATTGCTTCATATCGTGCTTTGATTGAATCACATGGTAATAGATTAAAAGCTGTTGAAAGAGATATTATTGCAATTGAAAATAGAATTAGTGAAAATTCACAATTAATTGAAGATTACCATCGTGAAATTAATAACGTTAATATTTCAATTAACAAAAAAACCAGTGAATTAACCAAAGTCGAAACTTTATTAAGCAGCTTAAAACAGCAAAAAGAAAATCATGGTTTACTTCATAAAGGAACTAAAACCATTATCGAAAACAAAACTCTTTTTGGTAAGACCTTAAAAGGAACAGTTGCGGATTTAATCAAAGTTGATTTAGAATATGTGCCTGCAATTAATGCAATTTTAGCTAATGCAATTCAAAATATTGTTGTCGATAAGAGTGAAACAGCTGTGAAAGCAGTTAACTTCTTAAAACAAAATAATGGTGGTAGAGCTACTTTTATTCCTTTAGCTTCAATTCAACCTAAATCAGTTAGAGACGATTTAGTTTTAGCAATTCAAGGTCATACTGGCTTTGTGGGCATTGCTAATGAACTTGTTAAAGTAGACGTGCAGTATGACATTTTAAATAAATTCTTACTTGGAAATGTTATTGTAGCTGCTGACATTGAAAGTGCTAATTCTATTGCCAATATTTTGGAACGTCGTTACATGGTTGTAACTTTAGAAGGTGACATTATTAGAGCCGGTGGAGTTATCACTGGTGGGGTACAAAATAATACTCAAACAATTTTAGGATTAGACGAAAAAATAGCTGAATTAGAAAAATTAATCCCTGGATTAAGAGCAGCTAAACATTCATTTGATGCTAAACTAAATGAAATTTCAAATTATCGTCGTTCTGCTCTTGAATTAGCTAACGAATATAAACAACAATTACATGCTTTAAAAGTTAAAAAAGCAAGTGAACAAGAATTATTTGACGAATTCAATATTAAATATAAAGAGTTGGCAAATAAAACTATTGAATTAGACAATGTTGAATTGTCAGTTAAGAGTGAAGAAGCAGATTTAGAAGTTTTACAAAGTCAATTAATTGCTTTAGATGCTCAATTTAAAGTTAAAGGTGAAACAGTAGCTCGTTTATCAACTGAAATTAAATTATTTAATAATAATCGTGCGGATTTTCAAACTAGTTTGAACAAATTAAACAGTTCTTTTGCTGAAAAAATGACACAAAAAGAAAGATCAAAATTAATTTTAGAACAATCAAGAGAACGTCTTTCTGCTCAATATAAAATGACTTTTGAATCAGCACAAGAAAACTTTAAACTTGAATTAAATAGAGAACAAGCTGAAGAAATTGTTAGAGAATTACGTGAAGAAATTGATGCTTTAGGCTCAGTTAACTTAGAATCTCTTCAAAATCTTGTAGAAGAAGAAAACAGATATAATGAATTAGCAGAGAATGAAAAAGAATTGGCAGAAGCTAAAGATTCTCTTGATGCTGCTATTGCAGAAATGGATAAAATTATCATTAACAGACTTACAAATATTGTAAATGACGTAAATGATGAATTCAACAATGTCTTTAGAAGTATGTTCGGTGGTGGACAAGCTAAACTATACTTTACTGATCCAAAAAATATTTTAGAATCAGGTGTTGAAATTGAAGCACAACCTCCTGGAAAAAATATTAAAAATCTCAAACTTTTCTCTGGTGGAGAAAAATCATTGATTGCTATTTCACTTTTATTTGGTATTTTAAAAGCAAGACCGCTTCCTTTATGTATTCTAGATGAAGTTGAAGCAGCGCTTGATGAGGCTAATGTTGTACGTTATGCTGAATACTTACAACAATTAAAAGCTAAAACTCAATTCCTTGTTATTACACACCGTCATGGAACTATGAGTCGTGTTGATGCTTTATTTGGGGCTACAATGCAAACAAGAGGTGTTACTTCATTCTTTAGCCTTCAATTAGAAGAAGCTAAAAAATTAGTTCAAGATGAACAAAAAGACTATGATGAATTAGAAAAAGGATCTAAATCTTTGAGCCAAAATGAAGTACTTGAATTAATAACAGAATAA
- a CDS encoding ABC-F family ATP-binding cassette domain-containing protein, with product MIEVQSLSKVFTDKKLFENVNLKFTAGNTYGIIGANGAGKSTFLKILAKEIEPTSGQILIEKNRRLSVLSQDHNAYDDLIVTDVVIMGNTELHEIKVEKDAIYANPEATMDDYTRAAELEEQFGELGGYTAENDAQELLSGLQIPKDKWEVKMSELTANQKIKVLLAKALFGNPDILIMDEPTNHLDLRAIKWLENFLADYQNVVIVVSHDSDFLDNICTHIVDIDFNEAKVYTGNYSFWKESSELAREMMKQSNAKKEQQIEKLKQFIARFSANASKSRQATSRKKSLEKITLDEIKPSNRKYPYINWDINREPGKDILSVEGLTLVDDNGKTLFENVSFTLSKGEKMVLIGEDDIAKTKFLECLIGKIKPSAGEIKWGQTIKHTYYPNENREFFQEDISILDWISKWPLENTTEETRDVSDQRMRGFLGRMLFSNETVFKKVNVTSGGEKARLMFSRMMLLEANFLILDQPLDHLDAESIDSVIEGLKKYRGGAIFTTYNRALVNQVANVILEISPDKSFIYHGTLDEYEKIMNY from the coding sequence ATGATTGAAGTTCAATCTTTAAGTAAAGTTTTTACTGATAAAAAATTATTTGAAAATGTAAATTTAAAATTTACTGCCGGTAATACTTATGGAATTATTGGAGCTAATGGAGCAGGAAAAAGTACATTTTTAAAAATTCTTGCTAAAGAAATCGAGCCAACAAGTGGGCAAATTTTAATTGAAAAAAACCGCCGTTTAAGTGTTTTAAGTCAAGATCATAACGCTTATGACGATTTAATAGTTACTGATGTTGTAATTATGGGAAATACCGAATTGCATGAAATTAAAGTAGAAAAAGATGCTATATATGCTAATCCAGAAGCAACAATGGATGATTATACAAGGGCCGCTGAATTAGAAGAACAATTTGGAGAATTAGGCGGTTATACAGCTGAAAACGATGCACAGGAATTATTGTCTGGCCTACAAATACCTAAAGATAAATGAGAAGTAAAAATGTCAGAACTTACTGCTAATCAAAAAATTAAGGTTCTTCTAGCTAAAGCATTGTTTGGTAATCCTGACATTTTAATCATGGATGAGCCAACTAACCATCTTGATTTAAGAGCAATTAAATGACTTGAAAACTTTTTGGCAGATTATCAAAATGTTGTGATTGTAGTAAGCCACGATAGTGATTTTTTAGACAACATTTGTACTCATATAGTTGATATTGACTTTAATGAAGCAAAAGTTTATACAGGTAACTATTCATTCTGAAAAGAAAGTAGTGAATTAGCTAGAGAAATGATGAAACAATCAAATGCTAAAAAAGAGCAACAAATTGAAAAATTAAAACAATTTATTGCTCGTTTCTCAGCTAATGCTTCAAAATCTAGACAAGCAACAAGTAGAAAAAAATCTCTTGAAAAAATTACATTAGATGAAATTAAACCTTCAAATCGTAAATACCCTTACATTAATTGGGATATTAATCGTGAGCCTGGTAAAGATATTTTAAGTGTGGAAGGTTTAACATTGGTTGATGATAATGGAAAAACTTTATTTGAAAATGTGTCTTTTACCTTGTCTAAAGGTGAAAAGATGGTTCTTATTGGAGAAGATGATATTGCCAAAACAAAATTTTTGGAATGTTTAATTGGCAAAATTAAACCATCCGCTGGTGAAATTAAATGAGGACAAACAATTAAACACACTTACTATCCAAATGAAAATAGAGAATTTTTCCAAGAAGATATTTCAATTCTTGATTGAATCTCAAAATGACCGCTTGAAAACACAACAGAAGAAACAAGAGATGTTAGCGATCAAAGAATGCGTGGTTTTTTAGGAAGAATGCTTTTTTCTAATGAAACTGTTTTCAAAAAAGTTAATGTTACTTCTGGGGGAGAAAAAGCACGTTTAATGTTTTCGAGAATGATGCTTTTAGAAGCTAATTTCTTAATTTTAGATCAGCCATTAGATCACTTAGATGCGGAAAGTATTGATAGTGTAATTGAAGGTCTTAAAAAATATCGTGGTGGTGCAATTTTTACCACTTACAACCGTGCTTTAGTTAATCAAGTAGCCAATGTAATTTTGGAAATTTCACCAGATAAAAGTTTTATTTATCATGGAACTCTTGATGAGTATGAAAAAATCATGAATTATTAA